In Oxyura jamaicensis isolate SHBP4307 breed ruddy duck chromosome 11, BPBGC_Ojam_1.0, whole genome shotgun sequence, a genomic segment contains:
- the MBTPS1 gene encoding membrane-bound transcription factor site-1 protease: protein MKAFSSMTMKFANIWFVLVVILLCGKQHFSTRLGNSSHEAHICPGCSRLTLKVEFTSTVVEHEYIVAFNGYFTAKARSKFISSALKSSDIENWRIVPRNNPASDYPSDFEVIQINEKQKDGVLTLEDHPNIKRVTPQRKVFRSLKYSDSDPMLHCNETRWTQKWQSSRPLRRASLSLGSGFWHATGRHSSRRLLRAIPRQVAQTLQADVLWQMGYTGAGVRVAVFDTGLSEKHPHFKNVKERTNWTNERTLDDGLGHGTFVAGVIASMRECQGFAPNAELHIFRVFTNNQVSYTSWFLDAFNYAILKKIDVLNLSIGGPDFMDHPFVDKVWELTANNVIMVSAIGNDGPLYGTLNNPADQMDVIGVGGIDFEDNIARFSSRGMTTWELPGGYGRVKPDIVTYGSGVRGSGMKGGCRSLSGTSVASPVVAGAVTLLVSTVQKREMVNPASMKQALIASARRLPGVNMFEQGHGKLDLLRAYQILNSYKPQASLSPSYIDLTECPYMWPYCSQPIYYGGMPTIVNVTILNGMGVTGRIVDKPDWQPYLPQNGDNIEVAFSYSPVLWPWSGYLAISISVAKKAASWEGIAQGHVMITVSSPAENKSKNGAEQTSTVKLPIKVKIIPTPPRSKRVLWDQYHNLRYPPGYFPRDNLRMKNDPLDWNGDHIHTNFRDMYQHLRSMGYFVEVLGSPFTCFDASQYGTLLMVDSEEEYFPEEITKLRRDVDNGLSLIVFSDWYNTSVMRKVKFYDENTRQWWMPDTGGANIPALNDLLSVWNMAFSDGLYEGDFTLANHEMNYASGCSIAKFPEDGIVIAQTFKDQGLEVLKQETAVIENVPILGLYQVPSEGGGRIVLYGDSNCLDDSHRQKDCFWLLDSLLQYTSYGVTPPSLSHSENRQRPPSGVGASLPERMEGNHLHRYSKVLEAHLGDPKPRSLPACPHLSWAKPQPLNETAPSNLWKHQKLLSIDLDKVALPSFRQNRPQVRPLSPGESGAWDIPGGIMPGRYNQDVGQTIPVFAFLGAMVVLAFFVVQINKAKSRPKRRKPRVKRPQLMQQVHPPKTPSV from the exons atgaaagcattttcttctatGACCATGAAGTTTGCAAACATCTGGTTTGTTCTGGTTGTTATTTTACTCTGTGGCAAACAACACTTCAGTACCAGACTAGGGAATTCCTCCCATGAGGCTCACATATGTCCTGGATGTTCTCGTCTTACTCTAAAAGTGGAATTCACTTCAACAGTCGTGGAACATG AGTATATTGTGGCTTTTAATGGATACTTCACAGCTAAAGCCAgaagtaaatttatttcaagtgCACTAAAAAGCAGTGATATTGAGAACTGGAGGATTGTACCCCGCAACAACCCAGCCAGTGACTATCCCAGTGATTTTGAAGTGATTCAGATCAATGAGAAACAGAAGGATGGAGTACTGACTCTGGAAGATCATCCAAACATCAAGCGAGTAACACCTCAGCGGAAGGTCTTCCGATCGCTCAAATATTCAGACT CTGATCCTATGCTGCACTGCAATGAAACCAGATGGACTCAAAAATGGCAATCGTCTCGTCCCTTGAGAAGAGCAAGTCTTTCTTTAGGTTCTGGCTTCTGGCACGCCACAGGTCGCCATTCGAGCAGGCGTTTGTTGAGAGCTATCCCGCGCCAAGTTGCTCAGACTCTGCAGGCGGATGTCCTCTGGCAAATGGGTTACACGG gTGCTGGTGTAAGAGTAGCAGTGTTTGACACTGGGCTGAGTGAGAAACATCCccatttcaaaaatgtaaaggaGAGAACAAACTGGACAAATGAGAGAACCTTGGATGACG GTTTAGGCCACGGGACTTTTGTAGCAGGTGTGATAGCCAGCATGAGAGAATGTCAGGGGTTTGCTCCCAATGCAGAACTGCACATCTTCAGAGTGTTCACCAATAACCAG GTCTCATATACATCTTGGTTTCTGGATGCCTTTAATTATGCAATTTTAAAGAAGATAGATGTATTGAATCTAAGTATTGGTGGGCCAGACTTTATGGATCATCCATTTGTTGACAAG GTATGGGAGCTGACTGCCAACAACGTGATCATGGTCTCTGCTATTGGCAATGACGGCCCTCTGTATGG GACTCTGAATAATCCGGCTGACCAGATGGATGTGATTGGAGTAGGCGGCATTGACTTTGAAGACAATATAGCTCGCTTTTCATCTCGGGGAATGACCACTTGG GAGCTGCCTGGAGGTTATGGTAGAGTGAAGCCTGATATTGTTACCTACGGCTCTGGCGTGAGAGGTTCTGGTATGAAAGGCGGATGCCGCTCGCTCTCTGGGACAAGCGTAGCGTCTCCTGTCGTAGCAGGAGCTGTTACCTTGTTAGTAAG CACAGTTCAGAAGCGTGAAATGGTAAATCCAGCAAGTATGAAGCAGGCGCTTATTGCATCGGCACGGAGACTACCCGGAGTCAACATGTTTGAACAAGGACATGGCAAGTTGGATCTCCTGAGAGCTTATCAGATCCTCAACAGCTATAAACCACAGGCCAG tTTGAGTCCAAGCTATATCGATTTGACAGAATGTCCCTACATGTGGCCCTATTGTTCTCAGCCCATATATTATGGAGGGATGCCAACCATTGTTAATGTTACTATCCTTAATGGCATGGGAGTCACTGGGAGAATTGTGGACAAG CCAGACTGGCAGCCCTACCTCCCGCAAAATGGGGATAATATTGAAGTGGCTTTCTCCTATTCCCCTGTGTTGTGGCCTTGGTCCGGATACTTAGCAATTTCTATCTCGGTAGCAAAGAAAGCAGCATCCTGGGAAGGCATCGCTCAAGGTCATGTTATGATCACAGTATCATCtcctgcagaaaataaa TCTAAGAATGGTGCAGAGCAGACTTCAACGGTGAAGCTTCCAATAAAAGTGAAGATTATTCCTACTCCGCCTCGTAGCAAGCGAGTCCTTTGGGATCAATATCATAATCTCCGTTATCCACCAGGATACTTCCCCAGGGATAATTTGAGGATGAAGAATGATCCGTTGGATTG GAATGGTGACCATATCCACACAAACTTCAGGGACATGTACCAGCACCTAAGAAGCATGGGTTATTTTGTTGAAGTTCTTGGTTCCCCGTTTACATGTTTTGATGCAAGTCAGTATG GGACTTTACTGATGGTGGACAGCGAGGAAGAGTATTTTCCTGAGGAGATCACCAAGCTGAGGAGGGATGTTGATAACGGCCTTTCGCTTATAGTGTTCAGTGACTGGTACAACACATCTGTGATGAGAAAAGTCAAGTTTTATGATGAAAACACAAG ACAGTGGTGGATGCCTGATACTGGAGGTGCGAACATACCAGCTCTCAATGACCTGCTGTCTGTCTGGAACATGGCCTTTAGCGACGGGCTGTATGAAGGCGACTTTACTCTGGCAAACCATGAAA TGAATTATGCATCAGGATGCAGTATTGCAAAGTTTCCAGAAGATGGCATCGTAATTGCACAGACTTTTAAGGATCAAG gTCTTGAAGTTTTAAAACAGGAGACTGCTGTAATTGAAAATGTCCCTATTTTGGGACTTTACCAAGTTCCTTCTGAAGGTGGTGGCAGAATTGTTCTGTACGGTGACTCTAATTGCTTGGATGACAGCCATCGACAGAAAG ATTGCTTTTGGCTCCTGGATTCCCTCCTGCAGTACACCTCCTATGGGGTGACGCCGCCAAGTCTCAGCCATTCCGAAAACCGCCAGCGACCGCCGTCAGGAGTGGGCGCCTCTCTCCCGGAGCGGATGGAAG GTAACCATCTGCATCGATACTCAAAGGTGCTCGAGGCTCACCTGGGAGACCCTAAACCCCGCTCCCTTCCTGCTTGTCCTCACCTCTCCTGGGCCAAACCACAGCCTTTGAATGAAACTGCTCCCAG CAACCTTTGGAAACATCAGAAGTTACTATCGATTGACCTTGATAAAGTGGCCCTGCCCAGTTTTCGACAGAACCGACCCCAAGTGAGACCTTTGTCCCCTGGTGAAAGCGGAGCATGGGACATTCCTGGAG GTATAATGCCCGGACGGTACAACCAGGACGTAGGACAGACCATTCCAGTCTTTGCTTTCCTTGGTGCCATGGTGGTTCTGGCGTTCTTTGTGGTGCAGATCAACAAAGCGAAGAGCAGGCCAAAGAGACGGAAACCGCGAGTGAAGCGACCGCAGCTTATGCAACAGGTTCATCCACCAAAGACGCCTTCTGTGTGA
- the SLC38A8 gene encoding putative sodium-coupled neutral amino acid transporter 8 translates to MEGGEGQPLLGPPSTSSAGLSSAGAVFIMLKSALGAGLLSFPWAFSKAGGAVPAILVELGSLVFLVSGLAVLGYAAALSAQPTYQGVVRAVCGPAAGKLCELCFLLNLFMISVALLRVVGDQLEKLCDSLYPAGTLSGGPPWYADQRFTLPALCVVVIFPLSVPREIGFQKYSSILGTLAACYLTLVIILKYHLQEGSLSSPQPPRPPRASSWASMFSVIPTICFGFQCHEACVAIYSSMRNQSFSHWVAVSVLSMLICLLIYSLTGLYGYLTFGEAVAADVLMSYPGNDPVVIVARLLFGVSIVTIYPIVVLLGRSVVRDLWAHPKRGAAPLADGPERRSRVALTISWMAATLAIALFVPDIGKVIELIGGISAFFIFIFPGLCLVCMTGSQSIGPRKKATLVIWGILSVLGGTFVCGQSAALAVMGLLR, encoded by the exons ATGGAGGGGGGTGAGGGGCAGCCGCTGCTGGGACCACCGAGCACAAGCAGTGCAGGGCTCTCCTCTGCTGGCGCTGTCTTCATCATGCTCAAGTCTGCGCTGGGCGCCGGGCTGCTCAGCTTCCCCTGGGCATTCAGCAAGGCTGGGGGGGCCGTGCCCGCCATCCTGGTGGAGCTG GGCTCGCTGGTGTTCCTGGTGAGCGGGCTGGCGGTGCTGGGCTACGCGGCGGCGCTCAGCGCCCAGCCCACCTACCAGGGGGTCGTGCGGGCAGTGTGCGGGCCGGCAGCGGGGAAGCTCTGCgagctctgcttcctcctcaacctcttCATGATCTCCGTGGCTCTCCTCAGGGTGGTGGGCGACCAGCTGGAGAAAC TGTGCGACTCGCTGTACCCTGCCGGCACGCTGAGCGGGGGCCCCCCCTGGTACGCGGATCAGCGCTTCACCCTCCCGGCTCTCTGCGTCGTCGTCATCTTCCCGCTCTCCGTCCCCAGGGAGATCGGCTTCCAGAAGTACTCCAG CATCCTGGGCACGCTGGCCGCCTGCTACCTCACCCTGGTCATCATCCTCAAGTACCACCTGCAGGAAGGGAGCCTCAGCTCGCCCCAGCCTCCCCGACCCCCCAG AGCCTCCTCCTGGGCCTCCATGTTCAGCGTCATCCCCACCATCTGCTTCGGCTTCCAG TGCCACGAGGCCTGCGTGGCCATCTACAGCAGCATGCGCAACCAGAGCTTCTCCCACTGGGTCGCCGTCTCCGTGCTCTCCATGCTCATCTGCCTCCTCATCTACTCCCTCACAG GGCTGTATGGCTACCTCACCTTTGGTGAGGCCGTGGCAGCCGATGTCCTGATGTCCTACCCGGGGAACGACCCTGTCGTCATCGTCGCTCGCCTGCTCTTTGGCGTCTCCATTGTCACCATCTACCCCATcgtggtgctgctgggcag GTCGGTGGTGCGGGACCTGTGGGCACACCCCAAgcgcggggcggccccgctggCTGACGGCCCCGAGCGGCGGAGCCGGGTGGCGCTGACCATCTCGTGGATGGCCGCCACGCTCGCCATCGCCTTGTTCGTCCCCGACATCGGCAAGGTCATCGAGCTCATCGGCGGCATCAGCgccttcttcatcttcatcttcccag ggctgtgcctggtGTGCATGACGGGGAGCCAAAGCATCGGGCCGCGCAAAAA GGCCACTCTCGTCATCTGGGGCATCCTCTCGGTGCTGGGGGGCACCTTCGTGTGCGGGCAGAGCGCTGCCCTGGCTGTGATGGGGCTGCTGCGTTGA